The Mesomycoplasma neurolyticum genome window below encodes:
- a CDS encoding AAA domain-containing protein translates to MNEEKILLKNIENIQGDEADLLIVSVVYDKTTALSSTYVSRRGGQNALNVAISRAKNKMIIVKSIKANEIETLNTNDDLLLFKKWLLFLELSNDERKRYLLLDNQQNNNNSSESEVNNLVDKIIEKILKMSIFIEQNYKIKKDYIIGSKKIDLAILNKENMFLLGIAIDDYNNYSNYEEYIIFKDSISYLLSKKYNLLIIEKIKWLINRDKILNLIEEKLTN, encoded by the coding sequence ATTAATGAAGAAAAAATTTTATTAAAAAATATTGAAAATATACAAGGTGATGAAGCTGATTTATTGATTGTTTCTGTTGTTTATGATAAAACAACAGCTCTATCTTCTACCTACGTTTCAAGAAGAGGTGGACAAAACGCGCTTAATGTTGCAATATCAAGAGCAAAAAATAAAATGATAATTGTTAAATCAATAAAAGCAAATGAAATTGAAACTTTGAATACAAATGATGATTTATTACTTTTTAAAAAATGACTTTTATTTTTAGAACTTTCAAATGATGAGAGAAAAAGATATTTACTATTGGATAACCAACAAAATAATAATAATTCTTCTGAAAGTGAAGTAAATAATTTAGTTGATAAAATTATTGAAAAAATTTTAAAAATGTCTATTTTTATTGAACAAAATTATAAAATAAAAAAAGATTATATTATTGGAAGCAAAAAAATAGATTTAGCTATTTTAAATAAAGAAAATATGTTTTTATTAGGTATAGCTATTGATGATTATAATAATTATAGTAATTATGAAGAATATATAATTTTTAAAGATAGTATTAGCTATCTTTTGTCTAAAAAATATAATTTATTAATTATTGAGAAAATTAAATGATTAATTAATAGAGATAAAATTTTAAATCTTATAGAAGAAAAATTAACTAATTAA